From the Sphingomonas phyllosphaerae 5.2 genome, one window contains:
- the clpA gene encoding ATP-dependent Clp protease ATP-binding subunit ClpA, whose protein sequence is MPSFASALETTLHKALEAASSRRHEYATLEHLLLALLDDEHASQVMSACGVELSELKTTVSHYLDTELGALKVDAATDPSPTSGFQRVVQRAILHVQSSGRDEVTGANVLVALFSERESYAVYFLQQQDMSRLDAVSFISHGVGKGAATPEATSAKGAPQEEKKDKSDAPGKKGESALKQFTVDLNEKAKVGKVDPLIGRSAEVDRTVQILCRRSKNNPLYVGDPGVGKTAIAEGLARKIVEGDVPDVLLPAVIYSLDMGALLAGTRYRGDFEERLKAVVNELEKLPHAVLFIDEIHTVIGAGATSGGAMDASNLLKPALSGGTIRCIGSTTYKEFRNHFEKDRALLRRFQKIDVNEPTIEDTIKILAGLRSAFEEHHSVKYTPEAIKSAVELSARYINDRKLPDKAIDVIDEVGAMQMLVAPSKRKKTITAREIEAVIATMARIPPKSVSTDDKKQLETLETDLKRVVFGQNAAIEKLASAIKLARAGLREPEKPIGNYLFTGPTGVGKTEVAKQLSTILGIPLQRFDMSEYMERHSVSRLIGAPPGYVGFDQGGLLTDAVDQNPHCVLLLDEIEKAHPDLFNILLQVMDNGRLTDQHGKTVDFRNVILIMTTNAGASDMARETVGFGNLTREGEDEQAVQKMFTPEFRNRLDAIVPFGYLPPEVVARVVDKFILQLELQLADRDVHIKLDEESKKWLTEKGYDKLYGARPMGRLIQEKIKQPLAEELLFGKLVHGGEVTVHMKDGALSFAIEAAAPKPGKKKGKAAPAAAD, encoded by the coding sequence ATGCCGTCATTTGCCAGCGCTCTCGAGACCACGCTGCACAAGGCACTCGAGGCCGCCTCGTCGCGCCGCCACGAATATGCGACGCTCGAACACCTGCTGCTCGCCCTGCTCGACGACGAACACGCCAGCCAGGTAATGTCTGCCTGCGGAGTCGAGCTGAGCGAGTTGAAGACCACCGTTTCGCATTACCTGGATACCGAACTGGGCGCGCTGAAGGTCGATGCCGCGACCGATCCCTCGCCCACCAGCGGCTTTCAGCGCGTGGTGCAGCGCGCGATCCTGCACGTCCAGTCGTCCGGTCGCGATGAAGTGACCGGCGCCAACGTGCTCGTCGCGCTGTTTTCCGAGCGTGAAAGCTACGCCGTCTATTTCCTGCAACAGCAGGACATGAGCCGGCTGGATGCGGTCAGCTTCATCAGCCACGGCGTCGGCAAGGGCGCCGCGACTCCGGAGGCGACCAGTGCCAAAGGCGCACCCCAGGAAGAGAAGAAGGACAAGTCCGACGCGCCCGGCAAGAAGGGCGAGAGCGCACTGAAGCAGTTCACGGTCGATCTGAACGAGAAGGCCAAGGTCGGCAAGGTCGACCCGCTGATCGGACGCTCTGCGGAGGTCGATCGCACGGTGCAGATCCTGTGCCGGCGGTCGAAGAACAACCCGCTCTATGTCGGCGATCCCGGCGTCGGGAAGACCGCGATCGCCGAAGGACTGGCGCGCAAGATCGTCGAGGGCGACGTGCCCGACGTGCTGCTGCCGGCGGTCATCTATTCGCTTGATATGGGCGCGCTGCTGGCCGGCACGCGCTATCGCGGCGACTTCGAGGAGCGGTTGAAGGCGGTCGTCAACGAGTTGGAGAAGCTGCCGCACGCGGTGCTCTTCATCGACGAGATCCACACCGTCATCGGGGCCGGCGCGACCAGCGGTGGCGCCATGGATGCGTCGAACCTGCTCAAGCCGGCGCTGTCCGGCGGCACGATCCGCTGCATCGGCTCGACGACCTACAAGGAGTTCCGCAACCACTTCGAGAAGGATCGCGCGCTGTTGCGCCGGTTCCAGAAGATCGACGTCAACGAACCGACGATCGAGGACACGATCAAGATCCTCGCGGGGCTGCGCTCGGCGTTTGAGGAACACCATTCGGTCAAGTACACGCCCGAGGCCATCAAGTCGGCGGTCGAACTTTCTGCACGCTATATCAACGACCGCAAGCTGCCCGACAAGGCAATCGATGTAATCGACGAAGTCGGCGCGATGCAGATGCTGGTGGCGCCGAGCAAGCGCAAGAAGACGATCACCGCGCGCGAGATCGAGGCGGTCATCGCGACCATGGCGCGCATTCCGCCGAAGAGCGTTTCGACAGACGACAAGAAGCAGCTCGAGACGCTCGAGACCGACCTGAAGCGCGTCGTCTTCGGGCAGAATGCGGCGATCGAGAAGCTTGCCAGCGCGATCAAGCTGGCGCGTGCCGGGCTGCGCGAGCCGGAGAAGCCGATCGGCAATTACCTGTTCACCGGGCCGACCGGCGTGGGCAAGACCGAGGTCGCCAAGCAATTGTCGACGATCCTCGGCATCCCGCTCCAGCGCTTCGACATGTCCGAATATATGGAGCGCCATTCGGTAAGCCGCCTGATCGGTGCGCCTCCGGGCTATGTGGGCTTCGATCAGGGCGGCCTACTGACGGACGCAGTCGACCAGAACCCGCATTGCGTGCTGCTGCTCGACGAAATCGAGAAGGCGCACCCGGACTTGTTCAACATCCTCTTGCAGGTGATGGACAACGGACGGCTGACCGACCAGCACGGGAAGACAGTCGACTTCCGCAACGTCATTCTGATCATGACGACCAATGCCGGCGCATCCGACATGGCGCGGGAGACGGTCGGGTTCGGTAACCTCACCCGTGAGGGCGAGGACGAACAGGCGGTGCAGAAGATGTTCACGCCGGAGTTCCGCAATCGCCTCGATGCGATCGTGCCGTTCGGCTACCTGCCGCCGGAAGTGGTGGCGCGCGTTGTGGACAAGTTCATCCTCCAGCTCGAACTGCAACTCGCCGATCGGGACGTGCACATCAAGCTGGACGAGGAATCGAAGAAGTGGCTGACCGAGAAGGGCTATGACAAGCTTTACGGCGCACGGCCGATGGGGCGGTTGATCCAGGAGAAGATCAAGCAGCCGCTGGCCGAGGAGCTGCTGTTCGGCAAGCTGGTGCACGGCGGCGAAGTGACCGTGCACATGAAGGACGGTGCCCTAAGCTTCGCGATCGAGGCCGCAGCGCCCAAGCCCGGCAAGAAGAAGGGCAAGGCAGCCCCCGCGGCGGCGGACTAA
- a CDS encoding DUF1192 domain-containing protein: MDLDDILGANPDDPLTALLREDLDRLSMVELEARVVALEGEIARVRRKIEGAVNHRASADALFRS; this comes from the coding sequence GTGGACCTGGACGACATCCTTGGGGCCAATCCCGACGATCCGCTGACCGCGCTGCTGCGCGAGGATCTCGACCGGCTGTCGATGGTGGAGCTGGAAGCGCGCGTCGTAGCGCTCGAAGGCGAGATCGCGCGGGTGCGACGAAAGATCGAAGGCGCCGTTAACCATCGTGCAAGTGCGGACGCGTTATTCAGAAGCTAA
- a CDS encoding NAD(P)H-quinone oxidoreductase → MTDVPDAMLAIDPAAAGGPEVLVPVRRTVPAPRDGEVLVRVAAAGVNRPDVMQRQGLYPPPPGAPSTLGLEIAGEVVAVGEGVDPGRLGARVCALVAGGGYAEYAVAPAAQCLPVPDALSMAEAAALPETLFTVWTNLFERAFAVEGDTVLVHGGTSGIGTMAITLGNLFGLEVIVTVGSAEKQAAALRLGADHAIDYKTEDFVARVKEITGGRGCAAVLDMVGGDYVPRNLQCLADDGRHVSIAVQRGASATVPLFEIMKRRLTLTGSTLRGRDAGFKALVAEEIARTVWPFAEAGKLKPVMDRTFPLAQAADAHRRMEEGSHVGKIVLTMV, encoded by the coding sequence ATGACCGACGTGCCCGATGCGATGTTGGCGATCGACCCTGCGGCGGCGGGCGGTCCCGAGGTGCTGGTGCCGGTACGGCGCACGGTGCCCGCGCCGCGCGACGGCGAGGTGCTGGTGCGGGTTGCGGCTGCGGGCGTGAACCGCCCCGACGTGATGCAGCGGCAAGGACTCTATCCGCCGCCGCCCGGCGCTCCCTCTACGCTGGGGCTTGAAATCGCGGGTGAGGTGGTGGCGGTGGGCGAGGGCGTCGATCCCGGCCGGCTCGGCGCACGCGTCTGCGCGCTGGTTGCGGGCGGCGGCTATGCCGAATATGCGGTCGCGCCCGCCGCGCAATGCCTGCCCGTGCCCGATGCACTGTCGATGGCGGAGGCGGCGGCGCTGCCTGAAACGCTGTTCACCGTCTGGACGAATCTGTTCGAACGCGCCTTCGCCGTGGAGGGCGATACCGTCCTGGTACACGGCGGAACCAGCGGGATCGGCACGATGGCGATCACGCTGGGCAACCTCTTCGGGCTGGAGGTGATCGTAACGGTTGGCTCGGCGGAGAAGCAGGCCGCGGCCCTGCGACTCGGCGCCGATCACGCGATCGACTACAAGACCGAGGATTTCGTCGCGCGGGTTAAGGAGATCACCGGCGGGCGTGGCTGCGCGGCCGTGCTGGACATGGTCGGTGGCGACTATGTGCCCCGAAACCTGCAATGTCTCGCCGACGATGGCCGCCACGTCTCGATCGCGGTGCAGCGCGGCGCGTCGGCGACGGTGCCGCTGTTCGAGATCATGAAGCGCCGGCTCACGCTGACGGGTTCGACGCTGCGTGGGCGGGACGCCGGGTTCAAGGCGCTGGTCGCCGAAGAGATCGCGCGCACCGTCTGGCCGTTCGCCGAGGCTGGCAAGCTGAAGCCGGTGATGGATCGAACCTTCCCGCTCGCGCAGGCCGCCGACGCGCACCGCCGGATGGAAGAGGGCAGTCACGTCGGCAAGATCGTACTGACGATGGTGTGA
- a CDS encoding amidohydrolase family protein yields MKRAFLLLATMLASPATAQTVAITGGTVAIGDGSAPVEGGTVVIANGRVLAAGRGVAVPAGAQVIDATGKWVSAGVVSALSDISLVDADGVQESNDAGARNSPFKAAIDVSLGVNPAAVKVANERLGGVTRAIVTPSAEGSIFAGQGAVIDLGADPDAVTRPRAFQFVELGESGGKLAGGSRPAAYALLRDAFAQAQDFRRNPAAFDGRSRDALVTRSDADALLRVLDGQVPLLVHVERAADIRNVLALTRDYPKLKLVLVGVTEGWLVARDIAAAKVPVIAAALADLPANFENLAATESNVGRLRAAGVPVGLASTGASGGDHVLRQFAGNLVAIARVPGATGLDWGQAFASITSAPAEAIGMGGEIGSLRAGRRADVVIWDGDPLELSSVPVATWIDGVSQPMRSRQSELRDRYLTPVEGALPKAYERR; encoded by the coding sequence GTGAAGCGCGCGTTCCTTTTGCTCGCCACGATGCTGGCCAGCCCCGCGACGGCGCAGACCGTGGCGATCACCGGCGGTACGGTCGCGATCGGCGACGGCTCCGCGCCAGTCGAGGGCGGCACGGTGGTGATCGCAAATGGTCGCGTCCTGGCGGCCGGGCGCGGGGTTGCGGTGCCGGCGGGCGCGCAGGTGATCGACGCGACCGGCAAGTGGGTTTCGGCGGGCGTCGTCTCGGCACTGAGCGACATCTCGCTCGTCGATGCCGATGGTGTTCAGGAAAGCAACGACGCAGGCGCACGCAACTCGCCGTTCAAGGCGGCGATCGACGTATCCTTGGGGGTGAATCCGGCGGCGGTGAAGGTCGCGAACGAGCGGCTCGGCGGGGTGACCCGCGCGATCGTGACGCCGAGTGCGGAGGGATCGATTTTCGCCGGTCAGGGTGCGGTAATCGATCTGGGCGCGGATCCGGACGCCGTTACGCGGCCACGCGCGTTCCAATTTGTCGAACTGGGTGAAAGCGGCGGCAAGCTGGCGGGCGGCAGCCGCCCCGCCGCCTATGCGCTGTTGCGCGACGCGTTTGCGCAGGCGCAGGACTTCCGCCGGAACCCGGCTGCATTCGACGGGCGATCGCGCGACGCGCTGGTGACGCGCAGCGATGCCGACGCGCTGTTGCGTGTGCTCGACGGGCAGGTGCCGCTGCTGGTGCATGTCGAACGTGCGGCGGACATCCGCAACGTACTGGCGCTGACCCGCGACTATCCGAAGCTGAAGCTGGTGCTGGTCGGCGTGACCGAGGGCTGGCTGGTCGCGCGCGACATCGCGGCGGCGAAGGTGCCGGTAATTGCGGCGGCGCTGGCCGACCTGCCTGCCAATTTCGAGAACCTGGCGGCGACCGAGTCGAACGTCGGGCGGCTGCGCGCGGCGGGCGTACCGGTCGGGCTCGCCTCGACGGGTGCGTCGGGGGGCGACCATGTGCTGCGGCAGTTTGCGGGCAATCTGGTCGCCATCGCGCGCGTACCCGGCGCAACCGGGCTCGACTGGGGACAGGCGTTCGCGTCGATCACCAGCGCACCGGCCGAGGCGATCGGGATGGGGGGCGAGATCGGTTCGCTGCGCGCCGGGCGGCGCGCGGACGTGGTGATCTGGGACGGTGACCCGCTGGAGCTGTCCTCAGTGCCGGTCGCGACATGGATCGACGGCGTGTCGCAGCCGATGCGCTCGCGGCAGAGCGAGCTGCGGGATCGTTATCTGACGCCGGTGGAAGGCGCGTTGCCGAAGGCGTACGAGCGGCGCTGA
- a CDS encoding amidohydrolase, whose protein sequence is MNSDRARRVLLSAALIALPLSACATTADKPATATKKAPPVRYAHDPYPSTYHPYPGAPTLVRNVTIFDGEGGRIDGGAVLFADGKVVAVGQTLDAPAGATVIDGQGKFVTPGIVDIHSHLGDYPTPSVQAHSDGNEATGPITADVWAEHSVWPQDPGFGRALANGGVTTLQILPGSANLMGGRSVVLKNVYARTMQAMKFPGAPYGLKMACGENPKRVYGSKNREPSTRMGNVAVDRQTWAKAATYKRKWDKYEAEGGDQPERDIGMDTLRGVLSGEIMVQNHCYRADEMAIVLDMAKEFGYKVTAFHHAVEAYKIADLLKASGTCAAVWADWYGFKMESYDGIGENLAILDHAGACAMIHSDDENGIQRLNQEVAKALSSARHSGIQISDAAAWKWLSIGPAKALGIDAQTGSLKPGKMADVVLWNGNPFSVYTRPEKVWVDGAMLYDATDPKRRPVSDFELGQPGSGDVK, encoded by the coding sequence ATGAATTCGGATCGCGCCAGGCGCGTGTTGCTGTCGGCTGCGCTCATCGCGCTGCCGCTGTCGGCGTGCGCGACGACCGCCGACAAGCCGGCAACAGCGACGAAGAAGGCGCCGCCGGTGCGCTATGCGCACGATCCCTATCCCTCGACCTATCATCCCTATCCCGGCGCGCCGACGCTGGTGCGCAACGTCACGATCTTCGACGGTGAGGGCGGGCGGATCGACGGCGGCGCGGTGCTGTTCGCGGACGGCAAGGTGGTGGCGGTCGGCCAGACGCTGGATGCGCCCGCCGGCGCGACGGTGATCGACGGCCAGGGCAAGTTCGTGACGCCCGGCATCGTCGACATCCACAGCCACCTCGGCGACTATCCGACCCCCTCGGTGCAGGCGCATTCCGACGGCAACGAGGCGACCGGCCCGATCACCGCCGACGTTTGGGCGGAGCACAGCGTCTGGCCGCAGGACCCCGGCTTCGGCCGCGCGCTGGCAAACGGCGGCGTCACGACGTTGCAGATCCTCCCGGGTTCGGCGAACCTGATGGGCGGGCGCAGCGTGGTGCTGAAGAACGTTTATGCGCGCACAATGCAGGCAATGAAGTTCCCCGGCGCGCCTTATGGGCTGAAAATGGCGTGCGGCGAGAACCCGAAGCGCGTTTATGGCAGCAAAAACCGCGAACCTTCGACACGCATGGGCAATGTTGCGGTCGATCGCCAGACGTGGGCGAAGGCAGCGACGTACAAGCGCAAATGGGACAAGTACGAAGCCGAGGGCGGCGACCAGCCCGAGCGCGACATCGGCATGGATACGCTGCGCGGCGTCCTGTCGGGCGAGATCATGGTGCAGAACCATTGCTATCGAGCCGACGAAATGGCGATCGTCCTCGATATGGCCAAGGAATTCGGGTATAAAGTGACGGCGTTCCACCACGCGGTGGAGGCGTACAAGATCGCCGATCTGCTGAAGGCGAGCGGCACCTGCGCCGCGGTGTGGGCCGATTGGTACGGCTTCAAGATGGAAAGTTATGACGGGATCGGCGAAAATCTCGCGATCCTCGATCATGCCGGCGCGTGCGCGATGATCCATTCCGACGACGAGAACGGCATTCAGCGGCTGAACCAGGAAGTGGCCAAGGCGCTGTCCTCGGCGCGGCACTCGGGCATCCAGATCAGCGATGCGGCGGCGTGGAAGTGGCTGTCGATCGGTCCGGCGAAGGCATTGGGAATCGATGCGCAAACGGGCAGCCTGAAGCCGGGGAAGATGGCGGACGTGGTGTTGTGGAACGGCAATCCGTTCAGCGTCTACACACGACCCGAAAAGGTGTGGGTCGACGGCGCGATGCTCTACGATGCGACCGATCCGAAACGTCGCCCGGTGAGCGACTTCGAACTCGGCCAGCCCGGATCGGGAGACGTCAAGTGA
- a CDS encoding MucR family transcriptional regulator — translation MSDDTMTANAVELATELTIAWLANPNTRASGEDVPAFLRTMHDAVTNLSSSTAPAAPEEPAAEYTPAVSVRKSLASKDHLISLIDGKPYKTLRRHLAGHGLTPEEYRQRYGLKADYPMVAESYSEARRDMAKKIGLGRKPGARRTEGAAAPAEPATTGTRGRRKNAAADA, via the coding sequence ATGTCCGATGATACCATGACCGCCAATGCAGTTGAGCTTGCCACCGAGTTGACGATCGCGTGGCTGGCAAATCCCAACACCCGCGCGTCCGGCGAGGATGTCCCGGCATTTCTGCGGACGATGCACGATGCGGTGACCAACCTGTCGTCGTCGACTGCGCCGGCCGCACCGGAAGAGCCCGCGGCAGAATATACGCCTGCGGTATCGGTGCGAAAGTCGCTCGCGTCGAAGGATCATCTGATCTCGCTGATCGACGGCAAGCCTTACAAGACGCTGCGCCGCCATCTGGCCGGTCATGGTCTGACCCCGGAAGAGTATCGCCAGCGCTATGGCCTGAAGGCTGATTATCCGATGGTCGCCGAAAGCTATTCGGAAGCGCGTCGCGACATGGCCAAGAAGATCGGCCTCGGCCGCAAGCCGGGCGCGCGTCGCACCGAGGGCGCCGCTGCCCCGGCGGAGCCTGCCACCACCGGCACGCGTGGCCGTCGCAAGAACGCCGCGGCCGACGCCTGA
- a CDS encoding oxygenase MpaB family protein, which translates to MAIVDPMIAPAVDRARASLAQALREMVGSGELDLARPPGDDGLIGASSPAWAVHGDFSAMMIGGISALLLQMLHPGALAGVWDYSDFRRDRLGRLRRTAQFIAVTTYGSTVAAEHAIAHVRSIHDRIHGTLPDGTRYDANDPALLTWVHVAETDSFLRAYLRYRDPAFSAEAQDRYVADTAIVAERLGARDVPRSRADIAAYYRRVRPELRGDHRVHEVADALLARGPDPAQAAGLAVASAAALDLLPGWAAALHDRRPAPLTRPAIRAGADGLARILRWALRAR; encoded by the coding sequence ATGGCGATCGTCGATCCGATGATCGCCCCGGCGGTGGACCGTGCCCGCGCGTCGCTCGCGCAGGCTTTGCGCGAGATGGTGGGTAGTGGCGAGCTCGATCTCGCCCGCCCACCCGGCGACGACGGACTGATTGGCGCGTCTTCGCCCGCCTGGGCGGTGCACGGCGATTTCTCCGCGATGATGATCGGCGGCATCTCGGCCTTGCTGCTCCAGATGCTGCACCCCGGCGCGCTTGCCGGCGTGTGGGACTATAGTGATTTTCGCCGCGACCGGCTCGGCCGGCTTCGCCGCACCGCGCAGTTCATCGCGGTCACCACGTACGGATCGACCGTCGCTGCCGAACACGCCATAGCGCACGTCCGCAGCATTCACGACCGCATCCACGGCACGCTGCCGGACGGCACACGGTACGACGCCAACGATCCTGCGCTGCTGACCTGGGTGCACGTCGCCGAGACCGACAGCTTCCTGCGTGCCTATCTACGTTACCGCGACCCGGCATTCTCCGCGGAGGCGCAGGACCGGTACGTCGCCGATACCGCGATCGTCGCCGAACGGCTCGGCGCGCGCGACGTGCCGCGTTCGCGTGCCGACATCGCCGCCTATTATCGTCGCGTCCGTCCCGAGCTGCGCGGCGACCACCGCGTGCATGAGGTCGCCGACGCGCTGCTCGCCCGCGGTCCCGACCCCGCGCAGGCAGCCGGACTGGCCGTCGCCTCCGCCGCCGCGCTCGACCTGCTGCCCGGCTGGGCGGCCGCGCTCCATGATCGTCGACCCGCGCCGCTCACGCGCCCTGCGATCCGCGCCGGGGCCGATGGTCTCGCGCGCATCCTGCGCTGGGCGCTCCGGGCGCGCTGA
- a CDS encoding CoA-binding protein: protein MPLTTDAEIKALLEEVRTIALVGASDRPTRPSNGVMATLQAHGYRVIPVNPQITGEHIHGEFVFRDLEQLGDPIDMVDIFRRSSEAGAVVDQAIAIGAKAVWLQLGVIDDDAAARAEAAGLKVVMDRCPAIDLPRLGVRRIER, encoded by the coding sequence ATGCCGCTGACGACCGATGCCGAGATCAAGGCGCTTCTGGAAGAGGTGCGCACCATCGCGCTGGTCGGCGCGTCCGATCGCCCGACCCGACCCTCGAACGGCGTGATGGCGACGCTTCAGGCGCACGGCTATCGCGTGATCCCGGTCAATCCGCAGATCACCGGCGAACATATCCACGGCGAGTTCGTGTTCCGCGATCTCGAGCAGCTCGGCGATCCGATCGACATGGTCGACATTTTCCGGCGCTCGTCGGAGGCAGGGGCGGTTGTCGACCAGGCGATTGCGATCGGCGCCAAGGCGGTGTGGCTGCAACTCGGCGTGATCGACGACGACGCAGCGGCGCGCGCCGAGGCCGCTGGGCTGAAGGTGGTGATGGACCGCTGCCCCGCGATCGACCTGCCGCGGTTGGGCGTGCGCCGGATCGAACGCTGA
- a CDS encoding amino acid permease translates to MSSLFRRKPIAVDHGSGPVLARTLSWPHLVALGVGAIVGTGILTLIGVGADRAGPAVMLSFVIAGSICACAALAYAEMSTMIPASGSAYTYSYVVLGEVIAWVIGWSLILEYSLVVSTVAVGWSGYASALLTPLGFPTALTNGPELGGIVNLPAIFIIAVVAGLLCLGTKESATLNAVLVAIKLVALTVFVIVALPHFDAANLHPFMPHGFTASVDPDGKERGVMAAAAIIFFAFYGFDAISTAAEETKNPGRDLSIGIIGSMFGCIIIYVGVAVAAVGALSYTHFAGSPEPLALILRDIGRPGFATFLAASAVIALPTVLLGFLFGQSRIFFVMARDGLLPAGLAKVSRRGAPVRITLMTAALVAVIAGVMPIDAIAALANAGTLAAFVAVCVCMMVMRRRAPDAERTFRTPLAPVVGTLGVLGCVYLFFSLPAKTQLYFLLWNLLGLVLYFAWGRKRAIVA, encoded by the coding sequence ATGTCCAGTCTGTTCCGGCGCAAGCCGATCGCGGTCGATCACGGCAGCGGCCCGGTGCTCGCGCGCACGCTGTCGTGGCCGCATCTGGTTGCGCTTGGCGTTGGCGCGATCGTCGGCACCGGCATCCTGACGCTGATCGGAGTGGGCGCTGACCGCGCCGGCCCGGCAGTGATGCTCAGCTTCGTCATTGCCGGCAGCATCTGCGCCTGCGCAGCGCTCGCCTATGCCGAGATGTCGACGATGATCCCGGCCTCCGGCAGCGCTTACACCTATAGCTACGTCGTGCTGGGTGAAGTGATCGCCTGGGTGATCGGCTGGTCGCTGATCCTGGAATATTCGCTGGTCGTCTCGACGGTGGCGGTCGGCTGGTCCGGCTATGCCTCGGCATTGTTGACCCCGCTCGGCTTCCCGACCGCGCTGACCAATGGGCCGGAGCTTGGCGGCATCGTCAATCTGCCGGCCATCTTCATCATCGCGGTCGTCGCGGGGCTGCTATGCCTAGGTACCAAGGAGAGCGCGACGCTCAACGCGGTGCTGGTCGCGATCAAGCTTGTCGCGCTGACCGTCTTCGTGATCGTCGCGCTCCCGCACTTCGACGCCGCCAACCTCCACCCGTTCATGCCGCACGGCTTCACTGCTTCGGTCGATCCCGACGGCAAGGAACGCGGCGTCATGGCCGCAGCCGCGATCATTTTCTTCGCTTTCTATGGCTTCGACGCGATCTCGACTGCTGCGGAGGAGACCAAGAACCCGGGCCGCGATCTTTCGATCGGGATCATCGGGTCGATGTTCGGCTGCATCATCATCTACGTCGGCGTGGCGGTCGCGGCGGTGGGTGCGCTCAGCTACACGCATTTCGCGGGCTCGCCGGAGCCGCTGGCGCTGATCCTGCGCGATATCGGCCGGCCCGGCTTCGCGACCTTCCTGGCCGCCAGCGCGGTGATCGCACTGCCGACGGTGTTGCTGGGCTTTCTCTTCGGGCAGAGCCGCATCTTCTTCGTCATGGCGCGCGACGGGCTGTTGCCCGCCGGGCTGGCGAAGGTGTCGCGCCGTGGCGCGCCGGTGCGGATCACGTTGATGACGGCAGCACTTGTCGCGGTGATCGCGGGCGTGATGCCAATCGACGCGATCGCCGCGCTCGCCAACGCGGGTACGCTGGCGGCGTTCGTCGCCGTCTGCGTGTGCATGATGGTAATGCGCAGGCGTGCGCCCGATGCGGAGCGGACGTTTCGCACCCCGTTGGCGCCCGTCGTCGGGACGCTCGGCGTGCTGGGCTGCGTCTACCTGTTCTTCAGCCTGCCAGCCAAGACGCAGCTGTACTTCCTGTTGTGGAACCTGCTCGGGCTGGTGCTGTACTTCGCCTGGGGCCGGAAGCGCGCGATCGTGGCGTAA
- a CDS encoding alkylphosphonate utilization protein, producing MSDEYIYDEATGEWVQDGATGAASTGAAAAAVGIEVRDAVGNLLADGDAVTLVKDLKVKGTSQTLKRGTAIKSIRLTGDAQEIDCRFDGIKGLVLRAEFVKKR from the coding sequence GTGAGCGACGAATATATCTACGACGAAGCAACCGGCGAGTGGGTGCAGGACGGCGCAACGGGCGCGGCGTCGACAGGGGCGGCAGCGGCGGCGGTGGGGATCGAGGTGCGCGACGCGGTCGGCAATCTGCTGGCCGACGGCGATGCGGTCACGCTGGTGAAGGACCTGAAGGTCAAGGGAACCAGCCAGACGCTGAAGCGCGGGACCGCGATCAAGTCGATCCGGCTGACGGGCGACGCACAGGAGATCGACTGTCGCTTCGACGGCATCAAGGGCTTGGTGCTGCGGGCGGAGTTCGTGAAAAAGCGCTAA